In Arthrobacter ramosus, one DNA window encodes the following:
- a CDS encoding sarcosine oxidase subunit beta family protein, which produces MSADQLPEHPDFLWRNPEPKASYDAVIVGGGGHGLATAYFLAKNHGMTNIAVLEKGWLAGGNMARNTTIIRSNYLWDESAAIYEHALKLWEILPEELEYDFLFSQRGVMNLAHTLGDVRESVRRVGANKLNGVDAEWLDPQQVKELCPILNISDNIRYPVMGATYQPRAGIAKHDHVAWAFARKCDELGVDIIQNCEVTGFLKDGNRVVGVKTNQGTIHTEKVGLAAAGHSSVLAEMAGFRLPIQSHPLQALVSELHEPVHPTVVMSNHVHVYVSQAHKGELVMGAGVDSYNGYGQRGSFHVIEHQMAAAVELFPIFARAHVLRTWGGIVDTTMDASPIIGTTPVENMFVNCGWGTGGFKGTPAAGLTFAHTIATGRPHELNKPFALERFETGALIDEHGAAAVAH; this is translated from the coding sequence GTGAGCGCAGACCAACTCCCGGAACACCCGGATTTCCTGTGGCGTAACCCGGAGCCCAAGGCCTCCTACGACGCCGTGATCGTGGGCGGTGGCGGCCACGGCCTGGCCACCGCGTACTTCCTGGCCAAGAACCACGGAATGACCAACATCGCCGTCCTGGAAAAGGGCTGGCTGGCCGGCGGCAACATGGCCCGGAACACCACCATCATTCGTTCCAACTACCTTTGGGACGAGAGCGCTGCCATCTACGAGCACGCCCTGAAGCTCTGGGAGATCCTGCCCGAGGAACTTGAGTACGATTTCCTCTTCAGCCAGCGCGGCGTCATGAACCTTGCCCACACCTTGGGCGACGTCCGCGAAAGCGTCCGCCGCGTGGGTGCGAACAAACTCAACGGGGTCGACGCCGAATGGCTGGACCCGCAGCAAGTCAAGGAACTCTGCCCCATCCTGAATATCAGCGACAACATCCGGTACCCGGTCATGGGCGCCACCTACCAGCCCCGGGCCGGCATCGCGAAGCACGATCACGTCGCCTGGGCCTTCGCCCGGAAGTGCGACGAACTCGGCGTGGACATCATCCAGAACTGCGAAGTGACGGGCTTCCTCAAGGACGGCAACCGCGTGGTGGGCGTCAAGACCAACCAAGGAACCATCCACACCGAAAAGGTTGGGCTCGCCGCCGCCGGCCACAGCTCGGTGCTCGCCGAAATGGCCGGCTTCCGCCTCCCGATCCAGTCCCACCCCCTCCAGGCGTTGGTGTCCGAACTCCATGAACCCGTGCACCCCACGGTGGTCATGTCCAACCACGTGCATGTCTATGTTTCCCAGGCCCACAAGGGCGAACTGGTCATGGGCGCCGGCGTCGACTCCTACAACGGCTACGGCCAGCGCGGCTCCTTCCATGTGATCGAGCACCAGATGGCTGCCGCGGTCGAACTCTTCCCGATCTTTGCCCGGGCCCACGTGCTCCGGACCTGGGGCGGAATTGTGGACACCACCATGGATGCCTCGCCGATCATCGGCACCACCCCGGTGGAGAACATGTTCGTCAACTGTGGCTGGGGAACGGGTGGCTTCAAGGGCACCCCGGCTGCCGGCCTGACCTTCGCCCACACCATCGCCACGGGTAGGCCGCACGAGCTCAACAAGCCTTTTGCGCTGGAACGCTTCGAGACCGGTGCCCTGATCGACGAACACGGCGCCGCCGCCGTCGCCCACTAG
- the glyA gene encoding serine hydroxymethyltransferase yields MVEPLIRPLAEADPEVEQAIAQELIRQQSTLEMIASENFAPAAVMQAQGSVLTNKYAEGYPGKRYYGGCEHVDVIEQLAIDRVKALFGAEAANVQPHSGAQANAAAMFALLEPGDTIMGLDLAHGGHLTHGMRINFSGKLYNVIPYHVSESDLRVDMAEVEALALEHRPKLIVAGWSAYSRHLDFADFRRIADLVGAYLMVDMAHFAGLVAAGLHPNPVPYADVVTTTTHKTLGGPRGGVILSKEKYARKINSAVFPGQQGGPLEHVIAAKAVAFKMAAEPEFQERQVRVLEGAKLLAERLLKEDVAAAGISVVNGGTDVHLVLVDLRHSELDGQQAEDTLHRIGITVNRNAVPFDPRPPMVSSGLRIGTPALAARGFGAKEFAEVADIIATALIAAASSGTDNCGTPGDHAAVELRARVTALAEQFPLYPHLSQTGSGNDAAATELEAEMIGAAQ; encoded by the coding sequence ATGGTTGAACCGCTGATCCGCCCGCTCGCCGAGGCGGACCCGGAGGTTGAACAGGCGATCGCCCAGGAACTCATCCGCCAGCAGTCCACGCTGGAAATGATCGCCTCCGAAAACTTCGCCCCTGCAGCCGTCATGCAGGCCCAGGGCTCGGTCCTGACCAACAAGTACGCCGAAGGCTATCCGGGCAAGCGCTACTACGGCGGCTGCGAGCATGTGGACGTCATCGAGCAGCTGGCCATCGACCGCGTCAAAGCCCTTTTCGGCGCCGAAGCCGCAAATGTCCAGCCGCACTCCGGCGCACAGGCCAACGCCGCAGCCATGTTCGCGCTCCTCGAGCCGGGGGACACCATCATGGGCCTCGACCTCGCACACGGCGGGCACCTGACCCACGGCATGCGCATCAACTTCTCCGGCAAGCTGTACAACGTCATCCCGTACCACGTCAGCGAATCCGACCTCCGGGTGGACATGGCCGAGGTTGAAGCCCTGGCCCTGGAACACCGCCCGAAGCTGATCGTTGCCGGCTGGTCCGCGTACTCGCGCCATTTGGATTTCGCCGACTTCCGCCGCATCGCCGACCTCGTGGGTGCCTACCTCATGGTGGACATGGCCCACTTCGCCGGCCTCGTCGCAGCGGGACTGCACCCCAACCCGGTGCCGTATGCCGATGTCGTGACCACCACCACCCACAAGACCCTCGGCGGTCCGCGCGGCGGAGTGATCCTGTCGAAGGAAAAGTACGCACGCAAGATCAACAGCGCAGTCTTCCCCGGCCAGCAAGGCGGCCCGCTGGAGCACGTGATCGCGGCCAAGGCCGTCGCGTTCAAAATGGCGGCAGAGCCCGAATTCCAGGAACGCCAGGTGCGGGTGCTGGAAGGCGCCAAGCTCCTTGCCGAACGGCTCCTGAAGGAAGACGTGGCCGCAGCAGGAATCTCGGTGGTCAACGGAGGCACCGACGTGCACCTGGTCCTCGTTGACCTGCGCCACTCGGAACTCGACGGCCAGCAGGCCGAGGACACGTTGCACCGCATCGGCATCACTGTGAACCGCAACGCCGTCCCGTTCGACCCCCGGCCGCCGATGGTTTCCTCGGGACTCCGCATCGGCACCCCGGCACTCGCCGCCCGCGGCTTCGGCGCCAAGGAATTCGCGGAGGTCGCAGACATCATCGCGACGGCGCTGATCGCCGCAGCAAGCAGCGGCACGGACAACTGTGGCACCCCGGGCGACCACGCCGCCGTCGAACTCCGGGCGAGGGTTACCGCGCTCGCCGAACAATTCCCGCTTTACCCGCATCTTTCCCAGACCGGCAGCGGCAACGACGCCGCTGCCACCGAACTTGAGGCAGAAATGATTGGAGCAGCCCAGTGA
- a CDS encoding GntR family transcriptional regulator, with amino-acid sequence MSTALEAPDTGTQGTSLAENAYLLLRDRLIMLDIKPGDPINDGQIATELGIGRTPVREAIKRLESDHLVVSYPRRGTFATGVDITQLADVSEIRELLEPLASRRAARMASPKVREELREVAAAISGLEAHDAGQQELMRYDIQVHRLIYKAAANPHLEDVLIRYDNLATRIWCHMLDKMPSVTGHVAEHAELLTAIADGDEDRAAALALHHVVSFEETIRKVL; translated from the coding sequence ATGAGCACTGCACTGGAAGCACCGGACACAGGCACGCAGGGAACGTCCTTGGCGGAAAACGCCTACCTGCTCCTGCGCGACCGGCTCATCATGCTGGACATCAAACCCGGAGACCCTATCAACGACGGGCAGATTGCCACGGAACTCGGCATCGGACGGACTCCCGTGCGCGAGGCCATCAAACGGCTCGAAAGCGACCACCTCGTCGTGTCATATCCCCGCCGCGGAACGTTCGCCACCGGCGTCGACATCACCCAATTGGCGGACGTCTCGGAAATCCGCGAGCTGCTTGAGCCCTTGGCGTCACGGCGGGCTGCCCGCATGGCCAGCCCCAAGGTGCGGGAAGAACTCCGCGAGGTCGCGGCAGCCATCAGCGGCCTGGAAGCACACGACGCCGGCCAGCAGGAACTCATGCGCTACGACATCCAGGTGCACCGGCTCATCTACAAGGCCGCGGCCAATCCGCACCTCGAGGACGTACTGATCCGCTACGACAACCTGGCAACCCGCATCTGGTGCCACATGCTCGACAAGATGCCTTCCGTGACAGGCCACGTCGCCGAGCACGCTGAGCTGCTCACCGCAATCGCCGACGGCGATGAGGACCGCGCGGCAGCCCTCGCCCTGCACCACGTGGTGAGTTTCGAAGAGACGATCCGCAAGGTGCTCTAG